A window from Camelus dromedarius isolate mCamDro1 chromosome 9, mCamDro1.pat, whole genome shotgun sequence encodes these proteins:
- the CHST4 gene encoding carbohydrate sulfotransferase 4, translating into MILPPKLKLLLFLSSQMAIFILFIHLYSYNFNSQNTKEEPNPTHMHVLVLSSWRSGSSFVGQLFAQHPDVFYLMEPAWHVWMTFTQSTAQRLHMAVRDLIRAVFLCDMSVFDAYMKPGPRKQSSLFQWYTSRALCSPPACNVLPQNETISQSDCRILCNQEPFEVVEKACHSHSHVVLKEVRFFNLQVLYPLLRDPSLNLHIVHLVRDPRAVFRSRERTTQDLMIDSHIVMGQDWQKLKKEDQPYYAMQVICQSQLEIYKAVQSLPKVLRQRYLLMRYEDLARDPLAQTARMYEYVGLKFLPQLQTWVYNITRGKGMGGHAFQTNARNALSVSQAWRWSLPYEKVSRLQKVCGNTMNLLGYHLATSEQEQKNLSLDLLSTWSPYQQIYQEG; encoded by the coding sequence ATGATACTACCCCCAAAATTGAAGCTACTGCTGTTCCTGTCTTCCCAGATGGCCATCTTTATCCTATTCATCCATCTCTACAGCTATAACTTCAACTCCCAGAATACGAAGGAGGAACCCAaccccacacacatgcacgtgctgGTCCTGTCTTCGTGGCGCTCTGGCTCTTCTTTTGTGGGGCAGCTTTTTGCACAGCACCCAGATGTCTTCTACCTGATGGAGCCTGCCTGGCACGTCTGGATGACCTTCACACAAAGCACTGCCCAAAGGCTGCACATGGCAGTGCGGGATCTGATACGGGCTGTCTTTCTGTGTGACATGAGTGTCTTTGACGCCTACATGAAACCTGGGCCCCGAAAACAGTCCAGCCTCTTCCAGTGGTACACCAGCCGTGCCCTGTGTTCCCCACCTGCCTGCAACGTCTTGCCACAAAATGAGACCATATCCCAGTCTGACTGCAGGATCCTGTGCAATCAAGAGCCCTTTGAGGTGGTAGAGAAGGCCTGCCACTCCCACAGCCACGTTGTGCTCAAGGAGGTGCGCTTCTTCAACCTGCAGGTGCTCTACCCACTGCTGAGAGACCCTTCCCTTAATCTGCACATTGTACATCTAGTCCGGGACCCCCGGGCGGTATTCCGTTCCCGAGAACGCACCACGCAGGATCTCATGATTGACAGCCACATTGTGATGGGGCAGGACTGGCAGAAACTCAAGAAGGAGGATCAACCATACTATGCAATGCAAGTCATCTGCCAAAGCCAGCTGGAGATCTACAAGGCTGTGCAGTCCTTGCCCAAAGTCCTAAGGCAGCGCTACCTGCTCATGCGCTATGAGGACTTGGCCCGGGACCCCCTGGCCCAGACTGCCCGAATGTATGAATATGTGGGGTTGAAATTCTTGCCCCAGCTCCAGACCTGGGTGTACAACATCACTCGAGGCAAGGGCATGGGGGGGCACGCCTTCCAGACAAATGCCAGGAACGCCCTCAGTGTCTCTCAGGCCTGGCGCTGGTCCCTGCCTTACGAAAAGGTTTCTCGACTTCAGAAAGTCTGTGGGAATACCATGAATTTGCTGGGCTACCACCTTGCCACATCTGAGCAAGAGCAGAAAAACCTATCACTGGATCTTTTGTCTACTTGGAGTCCCTACCAGCAAATCTACCAAGAGGGTTGA